A stretch of the Notamacropus eugenii isolate mMacEug1 chromosome 2, mMacEug1.pri_v2, whole genome shotgun sequence genome encodes the following:
- the IL24 gene encoding interleukin-24: protein MQQYKGMRMAIFSSLFLLIFLWNPDLGAEGREFHFGHCRVQRAILQDLWTAFQGIRSTVQALDHNTDTRLLRQEFLQNASLTEICHLNYSLLNFYLSNVFNRYHTKAEKLGILTPFTTLANNFFAILKKLQRCKEKGIFTLSESSQRKFQLFQQEFTKLNPEARLTKALGEMDILLAWLEKAFQP, encoded by the exons ATGCAACAGTATAAAGGAATGCGGATGGCTATCTTTTCTTCGCTATTTCTGCTCATCTTTCTTTGGAACCCAGATCTGGGAGCTGAGGGTCGAGAATTTCACTTTGGACACTGTAGGGTACAGCGAGCAATTCTTCAAGATTTATGGACGGCCTTCCAGGGTATAAGGAGCACTGTG CAAGCCCTGGACCACAACACAGACACACGGCTGCTGCGTCAGGAGTTTCTCCAGAATGCCTCG ttgacTGAAATCTGTCACCTCAACTACTCCCTGCTGAATTTTTACTTGAGCAACGTGTTCAATAGGTACCACACAAAGGCAGAGAAACTTGGGATCTTGACACCATTTACTACTTTGGCCAACAACTTTTTTGCCATCCTGAAGAAACTTCAGCGTTGC aaggaaaagggaatattTACTTTAAGTGAAAGTTCCCAAAGGAAGTTTCAGCTATTCCAGCAAGAATTTACAAAG TTGAACCCAGAAGCAAGACTGACAAAAGCCTTGGGAGAAATGGACATTCTCTTAGCCTGGTTGGAGAAAGCCTTTCAGCCATGA